The Streptomyces sp. NBC_00102 genome segment GAGCACGACACCACCTGTACTTGCCGCAGAGCTGGCGCAGGCGTGGGCCGACATTCAGCGGTACCACCCCGAGCTGCCCGATCTCGCCGCACCCGAGTCCCTGATCGGAGAGTCCTCGTCCGCCTGTGGCGCCGAACTCTCCTTCGAGCGACTGCTCCACGAGGCAGTCCACGGCATCGCCGCCGCCCGAGGTGTCCGCGACACCTCCCGCGCCGGCCGATACCACAACCGACGTTTTCTCGCGATCGCCGAAGAGCTGGGGCTCGACCACACCGAGGAGCCCCACCCCAGCAGCGGTTTCTCCCTGGTCACCCTCAACCCGGAGGCCAGGCGGCGGTACCGGCCCACGGCCGAACGCCTTCAGCGCGCTCTGAAGGCGCACACCGTGGCGACGGCCGCCGACACCAAGCGGTCCTTCCGCGGCCCGGCGGCCCGACACGGCTCGTCCGGCGGTGGCGTCCGCGTCAAGGCCGTCTGCGACTGCGGACGGAACGTCCGCGTCGTCCCCTCGGTCCTCGCCCAGGCGCCGATCGTCTGCGGGGGCTGCGGGAAGCCGTTCCGTATCCCGGAGGCCACCGTCGCGGTGGGGTGAGGCGATGGTGTGTGGCACAATGGACAGCTGCACTCGACAGTCGCACAGGACCCCTCTCTCCTCCGGCTGACGCGTCCATCGGGCACGCGAGTGTTACAACCCCACGTGGCATTTTGTTGTGCCCAACCACGTCAAGACCAGGAGACACCACTTCCGTGGCAGTCAAGATCAAGCTGAAGCGTCTGGGCAAGATCCGTTCGCCTCACTACCGCATCGTCGTCGCCGACTCCCGTACCCGCCGTGACGGCCGGGCCATCGAGGAGATCGGCCTGTACCACCCGGTGCAGAACCCCTCCCGCATCGAGGTCAACGCGGAGCGCGCGCAGTACTGGCTGTCCGTCGGCGCCCAGCCGACCGAGCCCGTTCTCGCGATCCTCAAGCTGACCGGTGACTGGCAGGCCCACAAGGGCCTCCCGGCCCCCGCGCCGCTGCTGCAGCCGGAGCCCAAGGCTGACAAGCGCGCGCTGTTCGAGGCCCTGACCTCCGACGGCGACGAGGCCAAGGGTGAGGCCATCACCCCGAAGGCCAAGAAGTCCGAGAAGAAGGCTGACGAGGCGGCCGACGCTGCCGAGTCGACCGAGGCCTGAGCATGCTCGAGGAGGCTCTCGAGCACCTCGTGAAGGGCATCGTCGACAACCCCGACGATGTGCGGGTCGCCTCGCGCGACCTGCGCCGCGGACGCGTGCTGGAGGTCCGGGTACACCCCGACGACCTCGGCAAGGTGATCGGCCGCAACGGCCGCACCGCGCGTGCACTGCGTACCGTCGTGGGCGCCATCGGCGGCCGCGGCATCCGGGTCGACCTCGTCGACGTGGACCAGGTGCGCTGAAAAGGTTGAACACCGGCCAGGGCCGGGGAGGGCTTCACAGCCGTCCCCGGCCCTTGTCGTCGCTCCGGCCCCCGCAGGGACGGTAGCGACGCCGCCCTCCCGTACCCCCGGCGCGGTCGCCCGGCTCACACCGGACACCCGCGTCCGCCCCATCAATCGGAGAATCAGCGTGCAGTTGGTAGTTGCGCGGATCGGCCGCGCCCACGGCATCAAGGGCGAAGTCACCGTCGAGGTCCGCACGGACGAGCCGGAGCTGCGACTCGGCCCCGGCGCCGTACTCGCCACCGACCCGGCGGGCACGGGGCCTCTCACGATCGAGACCGGCCGGGTGCACAGCGGCCGGCTGCTGCTCCGCTTCGCGGGCGTGACCGACCGGACCGCCGCCGAGGCGCTGCGCAACACCCTGCTGATCGCCGACGTGGACCCCGACGAACTCCCCGAGGACCCGGAGGAGTTCTACGACCACCAGCTGATGGACCTCGACGTGGTCCTCGCCGACGGCACCGAGATCGGCCGCATCACCGAGATCACCCACCTGCCCTCGCAGGACCTCTTCATCGTGGAGCGCCCGGACGGCAGCGAGGTGATGATCCCCTTCGTCGAGGAGATCGTCACCGAGATCGACCTGGAGGAGCAGCGGGCCGTCATCACCCCGCCGCCCGGCCTGATCGACGCGAGCGAGGCGGTCGTCGCCTCCGCGCGCGACGAGGAGGCCGGTACCTCGCAATCCGAGACCTCCGAGACCTCCGAGACCTCCGAGACCTCCGAGACCTCCGAGGACGCCGAGGACGAGGCCGGCAGTGCCGACGGGACCGACGCGGGGAGCAAGGCGTAATGCGGCTCGACGTCGTCACCATCTTCCCGGAGTACCTCGACCCGCTGAACGTCTCGCTCGTGGGCAAGGCCCGTGCCCGCGGCAGCCTCGACGTGCACGTCCACGATCTGCGGGAGTGGACGTACGACCGGCACAACACGGTGGACGACACCCCGTACGGCGGCGGGCCCGGCATGGTCATGAAGACCGAGCCCTGGGGCGACGCCCTCGACCAGGTGCTCGCCGACGGCTACGAGACCGGCGCGCACAGCCCGGTCATGGTCGTGCCCACGCCCAGCGGACGCCCCTTCACCCAGGAACTCGCGGTCGAGCTCTCCGAGCGCCCCTGGCTGGTCTTCACCCCGGCCCGCTACGAGGGCATCGACCGCCGCGTGATGGAGGAGTACGCCACCCGCATGCCGGTCGTGGAGGTCTCCATCGGGGACTACGTCCTGGCCGGCGGAGAAGCGGCCGTACTCGTCGTCACCGAGGCCGTGGCCCGTCTGCTGCCCGGTGTCCTCGGCAACGCCGAGTCGTTCCGCGACGACTCCTTCGCCCCCGGCGCCATGGCCAACCTGCTCGAAGGCCCTGTCTACACAAAGCCCCCCGAGTGGCGCGGCCGGGCCATCCCCGACGTGCTGCTCACCGGCCACCACGGGAAGATCGCCCGGTGGCGCCGGGACCAGGC includes the following:
- the rpsP gene encoding 30S ribosomal protein S16, translated to MAVKIKLKRLGKIRSPHYRIVVADSRTRRDGRAIEEIGLYHPVQNPSRIEVNAERAQYWLSVGAQPTEPVLAILKLTGDWQAHKGLPAPAPLLQPEPKADKRALFEALTSDGDEAKGEAITPKAKKSEKKADEAADAAESTEA
- a CDS encoding RNA-binding protein, whose translation is MLEEALEHLVKGIVDNPDDVRVASRDLRRGRVLEVRVHPDDLGKVIGRNGRTARALRTVVGAIGGRGIRVDLVDVDQVR
- the rimM gene encoding ribosome maturation factor RimM (Essential for efficient processing of 16S rRNA), with translation MQLVVARIGRAHGIKGEVTVEVRTDEPELRLGPGAVLATDPAGTGPLTIETGRVHSGRLLLRFAGVTDRTAAEALRNTLLIADVDPDELPEDPEEFYDHQLMDLDVVLADGTEIGRITEITHLPSQDLFIVERPDGSEVMIPFVEEIVTEIDLEEQRAVITPPPGLIDASEAVVASARDEEAGTSQSETSETSETSETSETSEDAEDEAGSADGTDAGSKA
- the trmD gene encoding tRNA (guanosine(37)-N1)-methyltransferase TrmD gives rise to the protein MRLDVVTIFPEYLDPLNVSLVGKARARGSLDVHVHDLREWTYDRHNTVDDTPYGGGPGMVMKTEPWGDALDQVLADGYETGAHSPVMVVPTPSGRPFTQELAVELSERPWLVFTPARYEGIDRRVMEEYATRMPVVEVSIGDYVLAGGEAAVLVVTEAVARLLPGVLGNAESFRDDSFAPGAMANLLEGPVYTKPPEWRGRAIPDVLLTGHHGKIARWRRDQAFARTALNRPDLIERCAASDFDKKDREILSILGWTPEPGGRFWRRPTAVEE